In Vibrio atlanticus, the following proteins share a genomic window:
- a CDS encoding M15 family metallopeptidase: protein MKRLIVGWLATVLSAASYAQVAPISQWQCDMMKKNNVLSSGAPVGCDRLSKVDFDFINFKGETQQGNMIVLDVIATAVEQIFSDLKQRNFPLHSARLMREFRGDDNASMDANNSSAFNARPITGGGGWSKHAYGVAIDINPVQNPFLEFDNNGRITVKPSQSATRYVNRTRFRARDEIERSGMAEDVVELFAHHGFMIWGGDWNSPVDTQHFEVGSRKFVNQLLSKPQPEAKVLFERYVESYRQCFEQNQGEGAEKARAICAKKTVGTF from the coding sequence ATGAAACGTTTAATTGTCGGCTGGCTGGCCACTGTGCTCAGTGCTGCGAGTTATGCCCAAGTTGCCCCTATATCTCAATGGCAATGCGACATGATGAAAAAGAACAATGTCTTGAGTAGCGGTGCGCCTGTTGGTTGTGATCGACTATCCAAAGTGGATTTCGATTTCATTAATTTCAAAGGGGAAACGCAACAGGGCAATATGATCGTGCTGGATGTTATTGCGACTGCCGTTGAACAAATCTTTTCAGATCTTAAACAGCGCAATTTCCCTCTTCATTCCGCTCGCCTAATGCGTGAATTCAGAGGGGACGACAACGCCTCAATGGACGCGAACAACAGCAGTGCGTTTAACGCTCGTCCTATTACAGGCGGAGGTGGTTGGTCGAAGCATGCTTATGGTGTGGCAATCGATATCAACCCAGTTCAAAACCCTTTCTTAGAGTTTGATAACAACGGAAGAATCACGGTAAAGCCTTCACAATCTGCGACTCGCTATGTGAACCGTACTCGTTTTCGCGCGCGTGATGAAATAGAACGTAGTGGCATGGCAGAAGATGTGGTGGAGCTTTTCGCCCATCACGGATTTATGATCTGGGGAGGGGATTGGAATAGCCCAGTCGATACCCAACATTTTGAGGTCGGCTCAAGAAAATTCGTTAACCAACTGCTTTCTAAACCACAACCTGAAGCCAAAGTGTTATTTGAGCGTTACGTCGAATCTTATCGTCAATGTTTTGAACAGAATCAAGGCGAGGGAGCAGAAAAAGCTCGTGCTATCTGTGCAAAGAAAACAGTTGGCACTTTTTAG
- a CDS encoding ATP-dependent zinc protease — MKKIPLALTLLSTLLFSQYSLATDTSHTTQNPTYELDGKAVLGRTENVYLSSVQGLKDVPFIGKIDTGAETTSMHAEDIHVKSTNADYRNLKDKELMAALTEDLLNNSDVDYDDWDGSTFAKYEAVVSFKVQNPRTGDMVLIEAPLDRVSMIRSRTSSTPLLRPTVKMSLTIADQELKTDVNLTDRSHFSAPVLIGKTFLADNALVFAGYDYLQEQENATVVGRKEVMSISGMAMNATFSLKNRYSILHAKDIDVDKKNSEVTFDMFDNDGKQKEMTLPLVRMLSVGGKKRPLVYVPVQLDENTTKDVLVYLRDRSSSVSQLRFGTSTASELFMIDTSAENILSEGSENFSEVTKKTEPLIISPEEDITLDGFPMKAVASFTVNTPLLKVDSFEMTGKGKEASVEFYLTDVNGEKQKITKPIIKKLKVGDDTRPVVSGEFLGAGKVRQQEFAIDVLDSNEKEAYFILGKKMAKDGVYVNTRSDYLLKSEPLFKVGHIEVVEVNGMKFPAKLDTGADVSSMNAVNIKRFKKDGQDMVSFTYQNNQGDKQDFTKPVIDVMRIKAKKGEKVNIRPVVEMKVKLGDLEKEVRVNLQDRSRFEYSMILGKNFLKHGAVVSSDEDYLLGDME; from the coding sequence ATGAAAAAGATACCTTTGGCTCTAACTCTTTTAAGCACTCTACTTTTTTCACAATATTCTTTGGCTACAGACACTTCACACACCACTCAAAATCCGACCTACGAACTCGATGGTAAGGCGGTATTAGGGCGTACAGAGAATGTGTACCTATCTAGCGTTCAAGGGCTAAAAGACGTTCCTTTCATTGGTAAAATCGATACCGGTGCAGAAACCACTTCTATGCATGCGGAGGACATTCATGTGAAGAGCACGAATGCTGATTATAGAAATCTTAAAGACAAAGAGTTGATGGCGGCGTTAACCGAAGACCTGTTGAACAATTCTGATGTTGATTACGATGATTGGGATGGTAGCACCTTTGCGAAATATGAAGCTGTGGTCTCTTTCAAGGTTCAAAACCCGCGCACGGGAGACATGGTATTAATTGAAGCGCCTTTAGATCGTGTCAGCATGATACGTAGCCGCACCAGCAGCACGCCTTTGCTTCGCCCTACTGTCAAAATGTCGCTCACCATTGCGGACCAAGAATTAAAAACCGACGTTAACCTGACCGACAGAAGCCACTTTTCTGCGCCAGTATTGATCGGCAAAACCTTCCTTGCGGATAACGCACTGGTGTTTGCTGGTTACGACTATTTGCAGGAGCAGGAAAACGCGACGGTTGTTGGCCGAAAAGAGGTGATGTCTATCTCGGGAATGGCGATGAACGCGACCTTCTCATTAAAAAATCGCTACAGCATTCTTCATGCGAAAGACATCGATGTAGATAAGAAGAACAGTGAAGTGACGTTTGATATGTTCGACAACGATGGTAAGCAGAAAGAGATGACACTGCCATTAGTTCGTATGTTAAGTGTAGGTGGTAAAAAGAGACCTCTGGTATATGTACCAGTCCAACTCGATGAAAACACAACCAAAGACGTTCTGGTGTACCTACGTGACCGCTCAAGTAGCGTGTCACAGTTGAGATTTGGTACAAGCACCGCAAGCGAGCTTTTTATGATTGACACCAGTGCTGAGAATATTCTTTCAGAAGGATCTGAGAATTTCAGTGAGGTCACGAAAAAGACTGAGCCACTGATTATCTCACCGGAAGAAGATATCACATTAGATGGTTTCCCTATGAAGGCTGTTGCTTCATTTACTGTCAACACGCCTTTGTTGAAGGTCGACAGTTTTGAAATGACAGGTAAAGGCAAAGAGGCTTCCGTTGAATTTTATCTTACAGATGTAAATGGTGAGAAGCAGAAGATAACAAAGCCAATTATTAAGAAGCTTAAGGTCGGTGATGATACTCGCCCGGTTGTAAGTGGTGAGTTTTTGGGAGCTGGTAAAGTTCGCCAACAAGAGTTTGCTATCGATGTGCTGGATAGCAATGAAAAAGAAGCGTACTTCATTCTAGGTAAGAAGATGGCGAAAGATGGGGTATATGTGAATACTCGATCTGATTATCTTTTGAAATCGGAACCTTTGTTTAAAGTTGGGCATATAGAAGTTGTTGAAGTCAACGGCATGAAGTTCCCGGCCAAGTTGGATACTGGGGCGGATGTGAGTTCCATGAACGCAGTCAACATCAAACGATTTAAGAAAGACGGCCAAGACATGGTGAGCTTTACCTATCAAAACAACCAAGGCGATAAGCAAGATTTCACCAAGCCAGTGATTGATGTAATGCGCATTAAAGCTAAGAAAGGCGAGAAGGTGAACATTCGCCCAGTGGTAGAAATGAAAGTGAAGCTAGGCGATTTAGAGAAAGAGGTGAGGGTAAACCTTCAAGATCGCTCTCGCTTTGAATACAGCATGATCCTAGGTAAGAACTTCTTGAAGCACGGCGCAGTAGTCAGTAGCGATGAAGATTACTTACTGGGCGATATGGAGTAA
- a CDS encoding HipA domain-containing protein has translation MTSGSNQYILDIVYSQQVIGKLSLSKESDALSVIYKQDWIDNGFPISPHLPFNSDIPSVNIRRFLQNLLPENKGLDYLIDFLGVSRSNVFAQVGGIGTDTSGAMMFLSEGVSPVQTETSFNPINDSELIKKLSDPELWYLEIWEGKPRLSVAGVQSKLNVLSIDGNLGFGEGELCSTHIVKFEKNDQQHLVINEFVTMKLAKLVELDVADVELRYFDQFPALIVERFDRKLFSSTSVKRRHMIDACQACNLGVDRKYERNLGKQRDVSHIRDGVSFTRLFSVTEQCENPLAAKLAILKWAMFNLCIYNADAHGKNFSFFVQKSGLTPTPLYDLVNVRMYPEFEQDLAMAIGDEFDSDSINAYQLVEFADDCGISPKLLQQSLVKIANDIINNIDDAISLVTPTSDSLLPYLNRYREIVVARCKHFLKQSPLITEIEL, from the coding sequence ATGACGTCTGGGTCTAATCAATACATCCTCGATATAGTTTATAGCCAGCAAGTCATAGGCAAGCTATCACTGAGTAAAGAAAGTGATGCTCTATCTGTAATCTACAAGCAAGATTGGATTGATAATGGGTTTCCCATATCGCCACACCTTCCATTTAACTCTGATATACCATCAGTCAATATCAGAAGGTTTTTACAGAATTTGCTCCCTGAAAATAAAGGGTTAGATTATTTGATCGACTTTCTTGGCGTATCACGTTCAAACGTATTTGCACAAGTTGGTGGTATTGGAACAGATACATCAGGTGCAATGATGTTCTTATCTGAAGGTGTTTCTCCAGTTCAAACTGAAACCTCTTTCAACCCAATCAACGATAGTGAATTAATTAAGAAACTATCTGACCCTGAGCTTTGGTATTTAGAAATATGGGAAGGAAAACCAAGACTATCAGTAGCGGGGGTTCAATCTAAGCTAAACGTTTTATCTATCGATGGAAACTTAGGGTTTGGAGAGGGTGAACTATGCTCAACTCATATTGTGAAGTTCGAAAAAAATGACCAACAACACCTTGTCATAAATGAATTTGTGACGATGAAGTTAGCGAAGCTAGTTGAACTAGATGTTGCTGATGTTGAGTTGCGGTATTTTGACCAATTTCCAGCCTTAATTGTAGAGAGATTTGATCGAAAGCTATTTAGCTCAACAAGTGTGAAACGAAGGCATATGATCGATGCCTGTCAAGCTTGTAACCTAGGTGTCGATAGAAAGTATGAACGAAACTTAGGTAAACAAAGAGATGTCAGTCATATTCGTGATGGTGTCAGCTTCACCCGACTTTTTTCGGTAACAGAGCAATGTGAAAACCCATTAGCGGCAAAACTAGCGATCCTAAAGTGGGCAATGTTCAATCTCTGCATTTATAACGCAGATGCACATGGCAAAAACTTCAGTTTCTTTGTCCAAAAATCGGGCTTAACACCAACGCCACTTTACGATCTAGTCAATGTAAGGATGTACCCTGAATTTGAGCAGGATCTTGCGATGGCAATTGGGGATGAATTTGACTCAGATTCTATTAATGCCTACCAACTTGTAGAGTTTGCTGACGATTGTGGTATTTCACCAAAATTGCTTCAACAGAGCCTAGTAAAGATCGCAAATGACATTATAAACAACATTGATGATGCTATATCTCTCGTCACTCCTACTTCTGATTCACTATTACCTTATTTAAACCGATACCGTGAAATCGTTGTGGCTAGATGTAAGCACTTCCTTAAACAATCACCACTCATCACTGAAATTGAGCTTTAA
- a CDS encoding helix-turn-helix transcriptional regulator has translation MVKKVKATESPDLSQVFTPSLLGEAIKAKRTQSKITQQDAALLSGVSKQTYIKIEQGSSDIKLTSLMKVVSALGIKISIQPWQDLDTSVPSQEKGNDVWV, from the coding sequence ATGGTTAAGAAAGTAAAAGCAACTGAGTCACCAGATCTAAGCCAGGTGTTCACACCATCACTACTTGGTGAGGCGATCAAAGCAAAAAGAACTCAAAGTAAAATCACCCAGCAAGATGCAGCATTGCTTTCTGGTGTTTCAAAACAAACCTACATAAAAATTGAACAAGGCAGCTCCGATATTAAACTAACCTCTTTAATGAAAGTTGTGTCTGCTCTAGGGATAAAGATATCGATACAACCATGGCAAGACTTAGATACTTCAGTCCCATCACAGGAGAAAGGTAATGACGTCTGGGTCTAA
- a CDS encoding ATP-binding protein — MKREILNKLLKWKEKSSRKPLLIDGARQTGKTYLLQELLGQNFNKVIRIDFLEEPQFREAFSNSLNPDDIITNIELLTGEVFDLATDLLILDEIGECPKAVTALKYFAEKAPQAYIAASGSNIGLLTSFPVGKVEQHNLRPLTFKEFLWASEEKPLIKAFEQQVNSEVAHTKLFGMLTDYYFVGGMPEAVDAWFTHSDRSIIERTELVSDVQSNLIQGYLRDFGKYSDKVDATLIESVFRNIPSQLSSVFDDSVKRFKFKGVHQRKSRYAEYESAITWLHKCRLTLKNYPIDGQPRSPLSAYQKENAIKLFLFDVGLLNHMLATSYREIKQQGYEYKGYVAENFVQQELAALGYEPTFSWGDARAEIEFVIADEVGRIIPIEVKSGKRTRARSLQSYISKCKPHKTIKLTGTQGSNALEQDNVVMPLYYTQYLNDHLKVPIDS, encoded by the coding sequence ATGAAGAGAGAAATCTTAAACAAACTACTCAAATGGAAAGAGAAGTCATCAAGAAAGCCACTCTTGATCGATGGTGCCAGACAGACGGGTAAAACTTATCTGTTACAGGAACTACTAGGTCAAAATTTTAACAAAGTTATAAGAATTGATTTCTTAGAAGAGCCGCAGTTCAGAGAAGCATTTTCTAACTCTCTAAATCCTGACGATATCATTACCAATATTGAACTATTAACGGGAGAGGTATTTGACCTCGCCACTGATCTACTGATCCTCGATGAGATAGGTGAGTGTCCAAAAGCGGTCACTGCCTTGAAGTATTTTGCCGAAAAAGCACCACAAGCTTATATTGCAGCAAGTGGCTCTAACATTGGTTTACTTACATCCTTTCCTGTCGGTAAGGTTGAACAACACAACTTAAGACCATTAACATTTAAAGAGTTTCTTTGGGCAAGTGAAGAAAAGCCACTCATTAAAGCATTTGAGCAGCAAGTGAACTCTGAAGTTGCACATACAAAGCTATTCGGCATGCTTACTGATTATTACTTTGTGGGCGGAATGCCTGAAGCTGTTGATGCTTGGTTTACTCATTCAGACAGAAGTATCATTGAACGAACGGAGCTTGTTTCAGATGTTCAAAGCAACTTAATTCAAGGTTACTTACGAGACTTTGGCAAGTACTCGGATAAAGTCGATGCCACACTTATAGAGTCCGTATTCAGAAACATTCCTTCACAGTTATCGTCAGTATTTGATGATTCAGTAAAACGTTTCAAGTTTAAAGGCGTCCATCAGCGTAAATCTCGATATGCTGAATACGAAAGTGCCATTACATGGCTACATAAATGCAGACTAACCTTGAAGAATTACCCTATCGATGGGCAACCTAGATCGCCCTTATCAGCCTATCAAAAAGAAAATGCTATAAAGCTGTTTCTATTTGATGTAGGACTACTTAATCACATGCTCGCAACAAGTTACCGTGAAATAAAGCAACAGGGGTACGAATACAAAGGCTACGTTGCTGAAAACTTTGTTCAACAAGAACTTGCAGCACTAGGCTACGAACCGACTTTTTCATGGGGGGATGCTAGAGCTGAGATTGAGTTTGTCATTGCCGATGAGGTTGGTCGTATAATTCCTATAGAAGTAAAGAGTGGCAAAAGGACTCGTGCTAGGTCACTGCAATCCTATATATCGAAGTGTAAGCCACACAAGACAATCAAGCTAACAGGAACACAAGGCTCCAATGCACTAGAGCAAGACAATGTTGTAATGCCTTTGTATTACACACAATACTTGAACGACCACCTTAAGGTTCCGATAGATAGTTAG